The following are from one region of the Paraglaciecola sp. L1A13 genome:
- a CDS encoding FMN-dependent NADH-azoreductase — MKNLLLLNASLQGDSGNSSKLAAHFVEKWQEGEAIHVVKVDLNDLNLPHLSAQEMQTWSMVSDNMSPEQVKLAAYSNNLLAQLERSDAIVIGMPMYNFTVPTTFKAWIDRVARAGRTFSYTSEGPKGHLVGKTVYVMAARGGIYQGTENDTQTPYLRLVLGLLGITDVHFVYLEGLNMGDEFAQHSWQQAREEINELLPAIV, encoded by the coding sequence ATGAAAAACCTATTATTGTTGAACGCCAGTCTACAGGGTGATAGCGGTAATTCGAGTAAGTTAGCTGCCCATTTCGTTGAGAAATGGCAAGAAGGCGAGGCGATTCATGTCGTTAAGGTCGACCTGAATGATCTGAACCTACCGCATTTAAGTGCTCAGGAAATGCAAACCTGGAGCATGGTCAGTGACAACATGAGCCCAGAACAAGTTAAATTAGCAGCGTACTCAAATAACTTGTTGGCTCAGCTAGAACGCAGCGATGCCATTGTAATCGGTATGCCAATGTACAACTTTACCGTACCAACGACTTTCAAAGCGTGGATTGACAGAGTTGCACGGGCAGGGCGCACGTTCAGCTATACCAGTGAAGGCCCCAAGGGACACTTAGTGGGCAAAACCGTCTATGTGATGGCTGCTCGAGGGGGAATTTATCAAGGCACGGAGAACGATACGCAAACGCCTTATTTACGCTTAGTATTAGGCCTGCTAGGGATAACCGACGTGCATTTTGTTTATTTGGAAGGGCTAAATATGGGGGATGAATTTGCACAACATTCTTGGCAACAGGCCCGCGAGGAAATCAATGAATTGTTACCGGCAATAGTCTAG
- a CDS encoding glutathione peroxidase: MKKLLAIVCLMFMSNMAYSAECPDLLKFVKRKLNSQDTVNMCDAYAGKTVLFVNTASYCGFTPQFKGLESLYSKYKDQGLVVLGFPSHDFNQEDKDEGKTAELCELTYGVEFPMFEAMPVRGQDADQLYKMLAKKSGTTVKWNFYKYLMDKNGNLVNTFASSTKPTDQDFINTIERTLTVQVQ, encoded by the coding sequence ATGAAAAAATTACTCGCTATTGTTTGCCTGATGTTTATGAGCAACATGGCCTACAGCGCTGAATGTCCAGACTTACTTAAATTTGTGAAGCGTAAGCTTAATTCTCAGGACACCGTTAACATGTGTGATGCTTACGCAGGCAAAACCGTACTGTTCGTAAACACCGCTAGCTATTGTGGATTTACACCCCAGTTTAAAGGTTTAGAGTCTCTATATAGTAAATACAAAGACCAAGGTCTGGTGGTATTAGGCTTCCCTTCTCACGATTTTAACCAAGAAGACAAAGACGAAGGTAAAACTGCTGAGTTATGCGAATTAACATATGGGGTAGAGTTTCCCATGTTTGAGGCTATGCCAGTGCGCGGGCAAGATGCTGATCAGCTTTATAAGATGTTAGCGAAAAAATCAGGCACCACGGTGAAATGGAATTTCTATAAGTACTTAATGGATAAAAATGGCAACTTAGTAAACACCTTCGCGTCATCGACTAAGCCAACGGATCAAGATTTTATCAACACAATTGAACGTACATTAACGGTTCAGGTGCAATAG
- a CDS encoding CmpA/NrtA family ABC transporter substrate-binding protein, producing MIKPEQSDITLGFIPLTDSAPLIVAKELGFFEQWGLNVTLQKQNSWATLRDKLHVGILDAAQMLAPMPIASALGLGAAPANVITPLVLSLNGNAITISEALLQEVLKENNIANVTLPMAGYLLQKVVDKRRNRGLPKLKFATVFPYSCHYYQLRDWLKAAKVDLDSVEMLVVPPVSMVECLESGEIDGFCVGGPWNAKAVRAGIGMTALTSFDIWQDSPEKVLGLLENFHQKNPNTVLLLCAALKQACTWLESVPNRFEAARLLCQPAYLDAALDVIAPSLLGSCLTHKSLPPRSIPSYNQFSVSNNGCINQPELVRGEWLIKHMVSAGQIPPDVTIPLDLVARVFRPDIYQKMRLLIADQAEQFYRRSG from the coding sequence ATGATTAAACCAGAGCAATCGGATATTACCCTTGGCTTTATTCCCCTTACCGATTCAGCGCCCTTAATTGTCGCCAAGGAGTTAGGTTTCTTTGAGCAGTGGGGTTTAAATGTCACATTACAAAAGCAGAATTCTTGGGCCACACTACGAGACAAATTACACGTTGGCATATTAGACGCAGCGCAAATGCTCGCACCCATGCCAATAGCTAGTGCGCTTGGGTTAGGTGCTGCGCCAGCTAACGTCATTACGCCATTGGTGCTTAGCCTAAATGGTAATGCTATTACGATTTCTGAAGCCTTGCTGCAAGAGGTGCTCAAGGAAAACAATATCGCGAATGTCACGCTACCCATGGCGGGTTATTTACTACAAAAAGTCGTCGATAAACGCAGAAATAGAGGCTTACCTAAGCTTAAATTTGCCACGGTATTCCCTTATAGCTGCCATTACTATCAATTAAGAGATTGGCTTAAAGCGGCGAAAGTTGATTTAGACAGTGTAGAAATGCTGGTTGTGCCGCCTGTTAGTATGGTGGAGTGTTTAGAAAGTGGCGAAATTGACGGTTTTTGTGTTGGAGGGCCGTGGAATGCTAAGGCGGTACGTGCTGGTATAGGAATGACTGCACTAACGTCATTTGATATATGGCAAGACTCTCCTGAAAAAGTACTAGGCTTATTGGAGAATTTTCATCAGAAAAACCCAAACACAGTTTTGCTTTTATGTGCGGCGCTAAAACAAGCCTGCACGTGGCTTGAGTCTGTACCCAATCGCTTTGAAGCTGCAAGGTTATTGTGTCAGCCAGCGTATTTAGACGCAGCATTAGATGTGATTGCACCATCGTTGTTAGGGAGTTGTTTAACCCATAAGTCACTGCCACCGCGCAGTATTCCGTCTTACAATCAGTTTTCGGTGAGTAATAATGGCTGTATTAATCAGCCTGAGTTGGTGCGCGGTGAATGGTTAATTAAGCACATGGTCAGTGCTGGGCAAATCCCACCCGATGTGACTATTCCGTTAGATTTAGTGGCGAGGGTCTTCCGTCCAGATATATACCAAAAAATGCGTTTATTGATTGCAGATCAGGCTGAGCAATTTTATCGTCGGTCAGGTTAG